In the Clostridia bacterium genome, CCCCATTCGATGTTGCCGGTCAGGCGGAAGGGAACGAGCGTTTTGCCGGTGCGGAAGCGTATTCCGTTCTCGGTCAGTATCTCGCAGGCGCGGTCGCGCACCGTCAGTTCGTCGAATTCAAGCACGAAGGAGGTCTTGCCTTCTTCGGAGCGCATCACGTGTTTCGGCAGGGAGGCCTTCAGCGCGTCGTAGTCGGGGAGGTTCTCGTTCTTTACGTATATGACGGGAGGGATCAGGAATTCGTTGATAGTGTCGGAAACTATGCGGCGGACGTTGCCTTTGTCCTTCAGCTCTTCGGTGTATTTCCGCATCAGCTCGCGGAAGTCGGTCAGCGAGAAGTACCAGTTCGTGACGTCGCGCATCTCGGGCGTTTCGCCGGTCAGCGTGCTTTTCGGCGCGATGAGGTTTTCCGGCATATACTGGTGGCCGAGGTCGCACTCGTCGGCGTAGCCCTTTTCGGAGGCGCAGCCCTGAACGGGGCAGCGTCCCACTACCTGTCTGCCGTTGAGGAAAACGCCGAGCTTCGCGTCGTAGAACTGCGACGTGACGAGCTTTTTCAGCCAGCCGTTTTCATAGAGGTTGCGTATGAAGCGGTCGGAGACCTCGCGGTGGATATCGCGGCTTTCGCCGAGTCCGGAAGCGGCGAAGAGGTTGAGCGATATCTCGTAATCCTCCAGCGTCTTCTTCTGGCTCTCGTGGTTGCGGGCGACAAAGTCTTCTATCGTGCCGCTGAACTCTCCGTCCTCGCAGAGCTTGCGGTAGCCCTCGGCGATGGGGGAGCCGTAGCAGTCGGTGCCGGAAACGAAGATGACGTTATCCTTGCCTATTCTGTCGCGCAGGAAGCGCGCGTAGGCGTCGGCGGGCACAAATACTCCGCCGATGTGGCCGAAATGCAGACTCTTGTTTCCGTAGGGCATTCCCGCGGTAATGACGGCGCGCTTCGGGAAGTGCGGCCGCTTGATGCTTCCTTCCATAATAACCTCCGATGGATGTGCATGTATAAGAATATTATACCGATTTCGCGCCGTTTTGCAAGAGCAAAATGCGCATCAAATCAAAAAAGAGAGGTGAAAAATGGGGGTTTGGTATTGACATATTCTTCTACTTTGATATAATATAATGGTTTTTATAGTGAGCGAGTATGCGTTTGCGTACCGCTTTCGGGACGTCAACTATTATTAAAATAATATCCGGAGGAAAACATGGGACTAAAAAACAAGAAAGAAATCGAAAAGAACGTCGTCGAGCTCGAGATCGTCGTAACTCCCGATGAGTTCAAGGACGCGACCGACGTCGCTTACAAAAAGATCGTCAAGGAAGTCAAGGTCGACGGCTTCCGCCAGGGCAAGGCCCCGAAGGGCATGATCGAGAAGAAGTACGGCAAAGAGATCTTCTACGAAGAGGCCGTTAATTTCATATTCCCGTATTCCTACGACGCCGCCGTCAAGGAAGCGGGCATAACCCCGGTTTCGCAGCCCGACGTCGAGATCGTCGGTGACGTTACCGACGACGGCTTCACCTTCAAGGCGAAGGTCACCGTCAAGCCGGAGATCTCGCTGAAGGCGTACAAGGGACTGAAGGCGACCAAAAAGAAGGTCACCGTCACCGCCAAAGAGGTCGATGAAGAGCTTGAGGTGCGCCGCGAGAAGGTCGGCAGACAGGTCGCCGTCGACGGTCCTGTCGAGAACAAGGACACCGCGGTCATCAACTTCGAGGGCTTCGTGGACGGAGTCGCGTTCCCCGGCGGCAAGGGCGAGGACTATCCCCTCGTTATCGGCAGCGGCAGCTTCATTCCGGGCTTCGAGGAGCAGCTCATCGGCGTCGAGAAGGGCGGCGAAAAGGACGTTGTCGTGACCTTCCCGAAGGAGTATCACGAGGAATCCCTCGCCGGCAAGGAAGCTGTCTTCAAGTGCAAGGTGCTTGACATAAAGCGCACCGAGCTGCCCGCGCTCGACGACGAGCTCGCCAAGGACATCAGCGAGTTCGACACGCTCGAGGAGCTGAAGGCCGACATCAAGGAACACATCAAGGAGCACAAGAACGAGCACGCCGAGGCCGATTTCGAGGAAGAGCTCATGAATAAGCTTTCCGACAACATAATCGGCGATATTCCGGAGATAATGTACGAGAACGAGGTCGACTATATGGTCGAGAACTTCGAAGACCGCCTCAAGACGCAGGGCATCGACCTCGACAGCTACATCAAGTACACCGCCACTTCGCTCGAAACCCTCCGCGAGAACTTCGCCCCGCAGGCGAAGCAGCAGGTACGCATCCGCCTCGCGCTCGAAACCGTCGCGAAGGAGGAGGGCCTGACCGCCTCCGAGGACGAGCTCGAAGCCGAGTATAAGTCCATCGCGGATTCCTACAAGATGCCCGTCGACAGGATCAAGGCGATAATCCCCTCTGACGGACTCGAAAAGGACATCGTCGTCAGAAAGGCGATCGACTTCGTGAAGTCCGCCGCCGTCGCCGGCGCGGACAAAGCCGAAGAGAAGCCCGCCAAAGCGGAAAAAGCTCCCGCGAAGAAGCCCGCGGCAGAGAAGAAGCCCGCCGCGAAAAAGGCGCCCGCGAAGAAGCCCGCCGCCAAGAAGGGCGAATAATCAGGCGCGCAGACGCGCTGTTACAGAAAGGAAGAATGAGAATGAGTTTGGTACCGATGGTAGTGGAGCAGACCAACCGCGGAGAAAGGTCTTATGACATATTCTCACGCCTGCTCAACGACAGAATAATTATCCTCTCCGACGAAGTCAACGACGTTACCGCGAGTCTCGTCGTTGCGCAGCTTTTGTATCTTGAGGGCCAGGATCCCGATAAGGACATCAGTCTTTACATCAACAGCCCCGGCGGCTCCATCAGCTCCGGAATGGCTATCTACGACACCATGCAGTATATCAAGCCCGACGTCGCGACCATCTGCGTAGGCATGGCCGCGAGCATGGGCGCGTTCCTTCTCGCCGCCGGCGCGAAGGGCAAGAGATTCGCGCTTCCGAACTCCGAGATAATGATCCATCAGCCCCTCGGCGGAGCGCAGGGGCAGGCGACGGACATCAAGATCCACGCCGACCACATCATCCGCATCCGCGAAAAGATGAACAAGATGCTCGCCGAAATGACCGGCCAGCCGCTTGAAACCATCACCGCGGACACGGAACGCGACAACTTTATGACCGCCGAGCAGGCCCGCGAATACGGCCTTATCGACAAGGTCATGGACAAGAGATAAGCCGGTAACGGCGGAACGGAGACGAAATGGCTGAA is a window encoding:
- the clpP gene encoding ATP-dependent Clp endopeptidase proteolytic subunit ClpP: MSLVPMVVEQTNRGERSYDIFSRLLNDRIIILSDEVNDVTASLVVAQLLYLEGQDPDKDISLYINSPGGSISSGMAIYDTMQYIKPDVATICVGMAASMGAFLLAAGAKGKRFALPNSEIMIHQPLGGAQGQATDIKIHADHIIRIREKMNKMLAEMTGQPLETITADTERDNFMTAEQAREYGLIDKVMDKR
- a CDS encoding trigger factor, whose amino-acid sequence is MGLKNKKEIEKNVVELEIVVTPDEFKDATDVAYKKIVKEVKVDGFRQGKAPKGMIEKKYGKEIFYEEAVNFIFPYSYDAAVKEAGITPVSQPDVEIVGDVTDDGFTFKAKVTVKPEISLKAYKGLKATKKKVTVTAKEVDEELEVRREKVGRQVAVDGPVENKDTAVINFEGFVDGVAFPGGKGEDYPLVIGSGSFIPGFEEQLIGVEKGGEKDVVVTFPKEYHEESLAGKEAVFKCKVLDIKRTELPALDDELAKDISEFDTLEELKADIKEHIKEHKNEHAEADFEEELMNKLSDNIIGDIPEIMYENEVDYMVENFEDRLKTQGIDLDSYIKYTATSLETLRENFAPQAKQQVRIRLALETVAKEEGLTASEDELEAEYKSIADSYKMPVDRIKAIIPSDGLEKDIVVRKAIDFVKSAAVAGADKAEEKPAKAEKAPAKKPAAEKKPAAKKAPAKKPAAKKGE